Genomic window (Leptospira kanakyensis):
TGTGGAGAAGGCCAAGGAACTGGGTTTACCTTCGGTAGTCGTAACATACTTTCCCAACCCTTCTGTGGTTCTTGGTAAAAAACCTAATTTTAAATATCTATCTTCGGAAAAGGAAAAAGAAGAACTCATTCGCGGGTTTGGGATCGACTATTTACTTGTTTTGGATTTTACCTTGGAACTATCTAAAATGTCAGCAGAAGATTTTTTAGAAAAAATCATGATCCAAACTTTGAACGCCAAACATATTGTGATCGGTTATAATCATTTTTTTGGAGCACAGCGTCGTGGTAATTTTACGTTACTCGATTCCAATAAATCTAAATATAGTTATGCGGTTGAACTAAAAGAAGCTGTTTTAAAAAAAGAAAGCAAAATCTCTTCTTCTCTCATCCGTGGATTTTTGGAAAAAGGGGAAATGGAGGAGGCTAAAATCCTTCTCGGTAGAAATTATCATATCACAGGGATTGTTTTCGAAGGTGCCAAACGAGGAAGGACCATTGGATTTCCTACAGCAAATATAAAAGTCCCCGAAGATAAACTTCTTCCCTCGATTGGAGTTTACGCTTGTTTTGCGAAGTTTGATGGAAAAGATCATAAAGGAATGGTGAACATTGGCCACAATCCGACTTTTGATGGTTTGGGACTCCATATAGAAGTGAATGTTTTTGATTTTGATGGTGATTTGTATGGGAAAGAAGTCGAATTAGAAATTGTTCATAAAATTCGAGAGGAAAAAAAGTTTAGTGGTTTGGATGAGTTAAAAGACCAGCTAACAAAAGATAGAACCACTGCTGTTGAAATTTTAGATTTTCACTAAGTGGTATAATTTTCCTTTTCGTTTGATTTTTCCTAAAATTTGCCCATTGGTAGAATCTTTCTCCAATAAACCTTCTAAGGATGTTTTGGAAACCGCCCAATCTTCTTTCAGTTCATCAAAATAAAATCCAAATTCTTTTTTAGAACTGTCCTTCATCAGAATTACATTTTTTTGTTTTTTTTCGCCTTCTTCCATCAACACAAAACCAGGCCCAGGGAATAAGGGTACGGATTTATCTTTTATCCGTAATTGTTTTTTAAAGGCGGGAATATCTCGTAGGATACGATAACTCTTTTTAGGAATTAAAAAGTTTACACCTTCTAACACATAACAGATAAAAATCATTTTTCCGTTTAGGTTTTTTGAAAGGGTTGGTGTTTGTTTTTTGTCGGAGATACGATTTGCGATCCGGGTGATTCGATTTTTTAATGCAGAATCTAAAAATTCTATTTTGTCTTCCGATTTAATTTTATCTAAAATATGAAAGAGTGAATCAAACTCTTTCTGTTTGTATTCGTTTTTGATTTGGAACTTATGAAGTTCTGTATTTAGGCGTCGGCTTCTTTGTAAAAAATAAGGAGATTCGTTAGATTCGGAAAGTTGGATCAACTTTTCTGAGTAACCCAAAATGTTTGTGAGGTGGTCTTTTGATTCTCTTTCCAGTTCTTCCAGACGGATCAATTCATTTTCTAATTTGATTTTGATCTGAAAGAACTCTTCTGCCCCCAATACTTTTTTGGTTGGTTTCATGGCGGTGTTTAGTTTGCAAACTTACGTTTTTTAATGGAAAGAATGATTCCCACAGCAGTCATTGCCATCACCAAATGCGATCCACCATAACTCATAAATGTGAGTGGAACACCTGTTACCGGGAGAAGGCCAATCACAATCCCCACGTTGATAGCAATGTGGAAAAATATCATAGCCACAATTCCCGCTGCAAGGAGTGAGCCAAACCTGTCCTTACTTTCAAAACTAATTTGTAAACCTCGGAGTGGGATCGACATTAGGAAAAATAATAATAACACACTACCAAAAAATCCTGTTTGTTCGGCCCAGGATGCAAAAATAAAATCTGTTCCCGATTCGGGAACATGGGGAACTCTTCCTTCCGTCATCTCTCCATGAAAAAGTCCCTTTCCAAAAACCTTTCCCGATCCAACCGCTGGTTTGGAGGCTCTGAGTTGGTATCCCGCACCTTGTTTGAATTGGTCAGGATTTAAAAAAGCAGTGAGACGAATGACTTGGTTTTCACGAAATGGAATGGATTTGTGAACGGCAATGGCCGAGAGGATGGAAAGTCCCAAAATTCCAATTGTGATATAGTAGTTTCTAAGATGTTTCGAACCACGAGCAATTCGGATAAAAATCATCACCAAACTAATCAAAGCCAGTGTTCCACCGAGACCAAACATAAAGGCTTCGTTGGATAGAATTTTATATCCGACACTCGCATATTCATCTTTGACTATTTCTGCCGCTTCGCGGATCATCTGGAGATTTTTTGGATTTTCAATTCCAGGTAAGGTGAGACCAGAAACTTTTTTTCCATCTAAAATTAACCAAATTTTACCTTGGAGTTGGTTCACAAGCGAAACCAATTCTACTTTGTTATCTTTGCGAAGTAAATCGATGAGTGGTTGGATGAGTGTTAGCTGAGAGTAAGCAAGATACATGGGAACCATGAGTGATATTCCACCGAAGGTAAGTAAAGATCCAACATGTAAAATATCTGCTCCACCTAAGTACAACATGGTGAATAACATAGGTAAAAATGAAACAGCAGTTCCAAAGTCTGGTTGTAAAATGATGAAAAGCATTGGCACCAAACAAATGATAAATGGTATGATGAGTACCGTAATTTTGTGCATTTCCTTTTCTTTCAAAACCAAATATTGACCGAGAAGGATCACTGTGGCTAGTTTTGAAAACTCGGAGGCTTGGAGAGTGATGGGTCCAAGTTTTAACCAAGAACGAGCACCACGTCCAGAAGGAAGGTATCCAATTCCTGGAATTAGAGTGAGGACAAGTAAAACAATAGAAAAAATATAAATGAAGAGGGCATAAGAACCTATCAACTGGTAGTTGATCCTCGACATAAACCACATGGAGATGAGTCCCACAAAAACAAAGGTGAACTGTTTGTACCAGCGCCCAAGTCCATCTGCTGTATTAGCTTCCTGGGTGTATAAGGTCAGAACTCCTGCCATTGCCACGAGGACAACAGAGA
Coding sequences:
- a CDS encoding bifunctional riboflavin kinase/FAD synthetase, which produces MKIIRSLELIQNEFRNGSSLTLGNFDGIHVGHQTLLLRTVEKAKELGLPSVVVTYFPNPSVVLGKKPNFKYLSSEKEKEELIRGFGIDYLLVLDFTLELSKMSAEDFLEKIMIQTLNAKHIVIGYNHFFGAQRRGNFTLLDSNKSKYSYAVELKEAVLKKESKISSSLIRGFLEKGEMEEAKILLGRNYHITGIVFEGAKRGRTIGFPTANIKVPEDKLLPSIGVYACFAKFDGKDHKGMVNIGHNPTFDGLGLHIEVNVFDFDGDLYGKEVELEIVHKIREEKKFSGLDELKDQLTKDRTTAVEILDFH
- the rodA gene encoding rod shape-determining protein RodA; translated protein: MADRNTEKLDFFLIISVVLVAMAGVLTLYTQEANTADGLGRWYKQFTFVFVGLISMWFMSRINYQLIGSYALFIYIFSIVLLVLTLIPGIGYLPSGRGARSWLKLGPITLQASEFSKLATVILLGQYLVLKEKEMHKITVLIIPFIICLVPMLFIILQPDFGTAVSFLPMLFTMLYLGGADILHVGSLLTFGGISLMVPMYLAYSQLTLIQPLIDLLRKDNKVELVSLVNQLQGKIWLILDGKKVSGLTLPGIENPKNLQMIREAAEIVKDEYASVGYKILSNEAFMFGLGGTLALISLVMIFIRIARGSKHLRNYYITIGILGLSILSAIAVHKSIPFRENQVIRLTAFLNPDQFKQGAGYQLRASKPAVGSGKVFGKGLFHGEMTEGRVPHVPESGTDFIFASWAEQTGFFGSVLLLFFLMSIPLRGLQISFESKDRFGSLLAAGIVAMIFFHIAINVGIVIGLLPVTGVPLTFMSYGGSHLVMAMTAVGIILSIKKRKFAN